DNA from Planctomycetia bacterium:
CCCTTCTCGCCCGCGTCACCTACCGCATTCTGACCCGGCAGAAGTTACCGCATTCCAGCCAACATTCCCTTGATGTCCTTCCCAAAGAAGTGCTCACTGTCTCCAGAGGAGTTAACACCAACGGAGAACAAGGAGACGCATGATGGACTTGAAGCAGAAACTGGCATCGCTGCCACACCTGCGGGTAACTGACCTGCGGCAGATGTATGCCGAGGTCTTTGGAGAACCGACCAACGCCAACAACCGCGATTGGCTCACGAAGCGGCTCGCCTGGCGACTGCAGGCGCAGGCGATGGGTGGGCTTTCCGAACGGGCAATGACTCGGGCTAAGGAACTGGCACGCGAAGAAGACCTGCGGGTGACACCTCCACCGGTTGCCAC
Protein-coding regions in this window:
- a CDS encoding DUF2924 domain-containing protein; amino-acid sequence: MDLKQKLASLPHLRVTDLRQMYAEVFGEPTNANNRDWLTKRLAWRLQAQAMGGLSERAMTRAKELAREEDLRVTPPPVATLPVPQQRDTRLPTPGAVITRTYKGVQHHVEVLADGFIWNGNTYTTLTAVAKAITGQHLNGFAFFGIKRGGKP